Proteins from a single region of Hordeum vulgare subsp. vulgare chromosome 6H, MorexV3_pseudomolecules_assembly, whole genome shotgun sequence:
- the LOC123402502 gene encoding protein-tyrosine-phosphatase IBR5-like yields MRKRERENPCGVCGHYHKCEEGEICGVCGHRPAAADAVAPARVDSAFPSEVLKGFLFLGSYDNASRSEVLRTLNITHILNTVPDCHNLYRNSFTYHCLQDDKTLDFDGATQYLEQCEREQSRVLVHCMSGKNRSAAVVTAFLMKSRGWRLAPSLQWVKDRRPQVQITEASQCQLVEYEQKLFGPSAGSPAQTTVLTESFPSLGFGFPQPSGDIQVPAFNQTPVPSIFERAGPNNVPSNFTFGAEGSMGAGVGPAAGINNGAVTPASTDNQMDSS; encoded by the exons ATGAGGAAGCGCGAGAGGGAGAACCCGTGCGGGGTCTGCGGGCACTACCACAAGTGCGAGGAAGGGGAGATATGCGGGGTCTGCGGCCACAGGCCCGCCGCGGCGGACGCGGTGGCCCCGGCGAGGGTCGACTCCGCCTTCCCCTCCGAGGTGCTCAAGGGCTTCCTCTTCCTCGGCAGCTACGACAACGCCTCCCGCTCCGAGGTCCTCAGGACGCTCAACATCACTCACATCCTCAAC ACTGTGCCGGATTGCCATAATCTTTACCGGAATTCATTCACTTATCACTGCCTCCAAGATGATAAAAcattggattttgatggtgctactcagtatctag AGCAATGTGAAAGAGAGCAATCACGTGTTCTTGTCCATTGCATGTCTGGGAAAAACAG GTCAGCTGCTGTGGTAACAGCCTTCTTGATGAAGTCTAGAGGGTGGAGACTTGCACCGTCTCTCCAGTGGGTAAAAGATCGACGGCCACAGGTCCAAATAACAGAAG CTTCTCAGTGTCAGCTTGTTGAGTATGAACAGAAGCTCTTTGGACCCAGCGCTGGCTCGCCAGCTCAGACCACGGTTCTAACCGAGTCATTTCCTTCACTTGGATTTGGTTTCCCACAACCATCAGGTGACATCCAAGTGCCTGCGTTCAACCAGACTCCTGTGCCATCCATTTTTGAGCGGGCCGGCCCAAACAAtgttcccagtaacttcacctttGGAGCCGAGGGTTCAATGGGAGCCGGAGTCGGCCCTGCCGCAGGGATCAATAATGGCGCAGTCACCCCAGCTTCGACGGATAACCAGATGGACAGCTCTTAA
- the LOC123403534 gene encoding uncharacterized protein LOC123403534: MESSPTSYKKATAALDEAARARLRGPFFGGTTPSAAGHEDAHDDDGLVELVDEFYNGYGEDAVTKEAVAPRPATTWADALRAARIRAAVGAGPNVAGGEGVRKHVADRLRARGFDAGVCRSSWERSSSVPAAGSHEYVDVVIAAGTLTSRYIVEVNIAAEFETARPSAEYQQLLLALPAVLVATPETFKEVAAAMCAAAAESIRGAGMHVPPWRRARYVQAKWSGKYKRAAPVALAVAAPSETPWEGGASSTAAAEARLRRSVPASGGRKHCGMEMGRREMAFGSTRPLMFRGL, from the exons ATGGAGTCCTCGCCGACGTCGTACAAGAAGGCCACGGCGGCGCTGGACGAGGCGGCGAGGGCGCGGCTGCGCGGCCCGTTCTTCGGCGGCACCACGCCGTCCGCCGCCGGACACGAGGACGCCCACGACGACGACGGCCTGGTGGAGCTGGTGGACGAGTTCTACAACGGATACGGCGAGGACGCCGTCACCAAGGAAGCTGTGGCGCCGCGGCCCGCTACCACGTGGGCTGACGCGCTGCGAGCGGCGCGGATCCGCGCCGCCGTGGGTGCGGGGCCGAACGTCGCTGGCGGTGAAGGGGTCAGGAAGCACGTCGCCGACAGGCTCCGTGCGAGAGGGTTCGATGCCG GCGTCTGCAGATCGTCGTGGGAAAGAAGCAGCAGCGTGCCGGCGGCGGGCAGCCACGAGTACGTGGACGTGGTGATCGCAGCGGGCACGTTGACGTCGCGGTACATCGTCGAGGTCAACATCGCCGCCGAGTTCGAGACTGCGAGGCCCAGCGCAGAGTACCAGCAGCTCCTCCTCGCCCTCCCCGCGGTTCTCGTGGCGACGCCGGAGACGTTCAAGGAGGTCGCCGCGGCAAtgtgcgcggcggcggcggagtccATCCGAGGCGCGGGCATGCACGTGCCGCCATGGAGGCGCGCGCGGTACGTGCAGGCCAAGTGGTCCGGCAAGTACAAGCGAGCGGCGCCCGTGGCCTTGGCCGTGGCCGCGCCGTCGGAGACGCCGTGGGAGGGAGGGGCGAGCAGCACTGCAGCGGCCGAAGCTCGCCTGCGCCGCAGCGTGCCGGCGTCCGGCGGCCGGAAGCATTGCGGGATGGAGATGGGCCGCAGGGAGATGGCGTTCGGGAGCACGAGGCCGCTCATGTTCAGAGGATTGTGA